From Sediminibacterium sp. TEGAF015, a single genomic window includes:
- a CDS encoding 3-hydroxyacyl-CoA dehydrogenase family protein, translating into MHILIHGTPEQVAAFTKKLNTSVHKITVFQGEDTSIPEADIYIDALFEDKGPVFNSIKHKPVLINGVTINTDGLGNNVIRFNGWGGFISQEKLEIAGNENSISAAAEILAEAGIQTVISADSCGMIGPRVVAMIINEAFFALAENISTQTEIDTAMKSGTNYPYGPFEWCEIIGIEKVKNLLHLLSKENNRYQIAPALQKN; encoded by the coding sequence ATGCATATTTTAATTCACGGCACCCCGGAACAGGTTGCTGCTTTTACAAAAAAACTGAATACTTCAGTCCACAAAATCACTGTTTTCCAAGGAGAAGATACCTCCATTCCTGAAGCAGATATATATATTGATGCTCTTTTTGAAGACAAAGGACCTGTTTTTAATTCGATTAAACACAAGCCGGTTTTGATTAACGGAGTAACCATCAACACAGATGGGTTAGGCAACAATGTAATAAGGTTTAATGGCTGGGGAGGCTTTATAAGTCAGGAGAAACTGGAAATTGCAGGAAACGAAAACAGTATTTCTGCTGCTGCAGAAATCTTAGCTGAAGCCGGGATTCAAACCGTTATTTCAGCTGACAGCTGTGGAATGATTGGGCCCAGAGTGGTTGCGATGATTATCAACGAAGCCTTTTTTGCATTGGCTGAAAATATCAGTACACAAACTGAAATTGATACTGCAATGAAATCAGGCACTAACTATCCTTATGGTCCGTTTGAATGGTGCGAAATCATAGGTATCGAAAAAGTGAAGAACTTACTTCATCTATTAAGTAAAGAAAACAACCGTTACCAGATTGCACCTGCACTTCAAAAAAACTAA
- the tsaB gene encoding tRNA (adenosine(37)-N6)-threonylcarbamoyltransferase complex dimerization subunit type 1 TsaB — protein MALLLHIDTATTYAGVCISENGHLLATRSHEAQKDHASFLQPAIEEMLSATGKKLHQLDAVAVTGGPGSYTGIRVGLASAKGICFALNKPLIIINTLAIIAHAAKASLGVEELEKDAVFYPMIDARRMEVFAGTYNYELLATAPPSPIILNQAFVDQLNCHSKVIFCGDGAQKIQQFTLPKNYTISSAQHSVNHMVALADKEYSANNFADLAYSEPIYVKEFYQANAPKASTTAN, from the coding sequence ATGGCGCTACTGCTACATATTGATACAGCAACTACCTATGCAGGTGTATGCATTAGCGAGAATGGACATTTGTTAGCTACACGGTCGCATGAGGCACAGAAAGATCATGCCAGTTTTTTGCAGCCCGCAATAGAAGAAATGCTTTCTGCAACTGGAAAAAAGCTGCATCAGTTAGATGCAGTAGCTGTAACAGGTGGGCCTGGCAGTTATACAGGTATCAGAGTAGGGCTTGCCTCGGCAAAAGGCATTTGTTTTGCCCTCAATAAACCACTTATCATCATCAATACATTGGCAATTATTGCACATGCAGCAAAAGCTTCTCTTGGGGTAGAAGAACTTGAAAAAGATGCTGTTTTCTATCCCATGATTGATGCCAGAAGAATGGAAGTTTTTGCAGGCACCTACAACTATGAGCTATTAGCAACGGCTCCCCCCAGTCCAATCATCTTAAATCAAGCCTTTGTGGACCAATTAAATTGTCATTCTAAAGTAATTTTTTGTGGAGATGGGGCACAAAAAATTCAGCAATTTACTCTACCAAAAAACTATACTATTTCGAGTGCACAACATTCTGTAAATCATATGGTTGCACTTGCGGATAAGGAATATTCAGCAAATAATTTTGCTGATTTGGCCTATTCTGAGCCAATTTATGTCAAGGAATTTTATCAGGCGAATGCCCCAAAAGCCAGCACTACAGCAAACTAA
- a CDS encoding ArsR/SmtB family transcription factor, whose amino-acid sequence MNPTIQSILLTNGEEPVKVDFLQAKKASLILRSINHKLRQQIIKLLDEHKKMTVTELYVKLRLEQSVASQHLAILRRAGIVSTTREGKFIYYSVNYTRLNDVVAFVKALVD is encoded by the coding sequence ATGAATCCAACAATTCAATCCATCCTATTAACAAATGGAGAGGAGCCTGTTAAGGTAGACTTCCTGCAGGCAAAGAAGGCATCTTTGATCCTTCGCTCCATTAATCACAAGCTACGACAGCAAATCATCAAACTATTAGACGAACACAAAAAGATGACTGTTACCGAGCTTTATGTTAAACTACGCCTAGAACAATCCGTTGCTTCCCAGCATTTAGCCATTTTAAGAAGGGCAGGAATTGTGAGTACCACCCGCGAGGGCAAATTCATTTATTATTCTGTTAATTATACGCGACTAAACGACGTAGTAGCTTTTGTGAAAGCATTGGTAGATTAA
- a CDS encoding MBL fold metallo-hydrolase, with protein MFIKQLYTGCISEAAYYIESNGVAAVIDPLRDIEQYIELANERKASIRYIFETHFHADFVSGHIDLAATTGATIVYGPNTKTNYPVHVAKDQEVFTLGELSIQVLHTPGHTLESSCYLLKDKAGKDIAVFTGDTLFVGDVGRPDLAQKTNEITMEDLAGMLYDSLHAKIMPLADEVVVYPAHGAGSSCGKSLGSETFSTIGIQKATNYALQAESKEAFIKAVTEGLGAPPAYFPINASINREGYSSLDSLLEKGLQPLSVEAFKAQINENTIILDSRNPTDFTMGFVPGSINIGLNGRYAEWAGSLLSFESPILLVAEPGKEKESLIRLSRVGFEKISGYLSGGFAAWQDAGENIDMIIDVEADELAMDMPFDDNLVIVDVRRESEYANEHVKEAINIPLDQLTDPGSMANLEEQFNIYIHCAGGYRSVIAASMIKRQGIHNIRNVVGGFDAIKQLSGKFKFEKTEAALN; from the coding sequence ATGTTTATTAAACAATTGTATACCGGTTGTATTAGCGAAGCTGCGTACTATATTGAAAGCAATGGAGTAGCTGCCGTAATTGACCCTTTAAGAGATATTGAACAATACATTGAATTGGCTAACGAAAGAAAAGCCAGTATCCGGTATATTTTTGAAACTCATTTTCATGCAGATTTTGTTAGCGGGCATATAGACCTTGCAGCAACAACTGGTGCTACAATTGTGTATGGTCCCAATACAAAAACAAATTATCCGGTTCATGTTGCAAAAGATCAGGAAGTGTTTACATTAGGTGAACTTAGTATTCAGGTGTTACATACACCCGGACATACGCTGGAAAGCAGCTGCTATTTATTGAAAGATAAAGCCGGGAAAGACATAGCTGTATTTACCGGGGATACCTTATTTGTAGGTGATGTGGGCAGACCTGATTTAGCCCAGAAGACCAATGAGATAACGATGGAAGACCTAGCAGGAATGTTATACGATAGCCTGCATGCTAAAATAATGCCATTAGCAGATGAGGTGGTTGTATATCCGGCACATGGTGCAGGAAGTAGCTGTGGCAAAAGTTTAGGGTCTGAAACCTTTAGTACCATTGGTATTCAGAAGGCAACCAATTATGCTTTACAGGCAGAATCTAAGGAAGCATTTATCAAAGCAGTTACTGAGGGATTGGGAGCGCCGCCCGCATATTTCCCCATCAATGCTAGCATTAACCGCGAAGGATATAGCAGTCTGGATTCTTTGCTAGAAAAAGGACTACAACCTTTATCTGTTGAAGCATTCAAGGCGCAAATCAACGAAAACACCATTATTCTGGATAGCAGAAATCCAACAGACTTTACCATGGGCTTTGTTCCCGGATCAATTAATATTGGTTTAAATGGAAGATATGCAGAATGGGCAGGAAGTCTGCTATCTTTTGAAAGCCCCATTTTATTGGTAGCAGAACCAGGAAAAGAAAAAGAATCTCTAATCCGATTAAGCAGGGTTGGCTTCGAAAAAATTTCCGGCTATTTATCTGGTGGGTTTGCAGCCTGGCAGGATGCAGGAGAAAACATTGACATGATTATTGATGTGGAAGCTGATGAACTGGCTATGGATATGCCTTTTGATGACAACCTGGTAATTGTAGATGTGAGAAGGGAATCAGAATATGCCAATGAGCACGTAAAAGAAGCTATTAATATTCCACTCGATCAGTTAACGGATCCGGGTAGTATGGCCAATCTGGAAGAACAGTTCAATATATATATTCATTGCGCAGGTGGATACAGAAGTGTAATAGCTGCATCAATGATAAAGCGCCAGGGCATACACAATATCCGCAACGTGGTTGGCGGATTCGATGCCATCAAACAATTGTCTGGGAAATTTAAATTTGAAAAAACAGAAGCAGCATTAAACTAA
- a CDS encoding lysophospholipid acyltransferase family protein: MYYIIYPLFYLLSLLPWRVMYLIADGLYVVVYYLIGYRKKVVFHNLQIAFPEKSDKERERIAKDFYHNFIDTIVETIKMISISNSTLNKRMGANIEVLNALYDSGKNVQLLAGHFFNWEYLNRWLPLHSKFPFVGVYQPLSNKTMDRIIYNMRAINGTILIPTKHFKNQFHSYVKDRYALGLAADQNPPSDLKAHWVPFFNRLTPFIPGPEKGAKMNDTHVVFCHFYKVKRGYYQIHFELITQDPRSFKDGELTRIFAQKVEAAIRLKPANYLWSHRRWKFTYDAAKHAHLLV; this comes from the coding sequence ATGTATTATATAATATACCCCCTTTTTTATCTATTATCTTTATTGCCCTGGAGAGTAATGTATCTGATAGCAGACGGCTTATATGTAGTGGTGTATTATCTGATAGGGTACAGAAAAAAAGTAGTCTTTCACAATTTACAGATTGCATTTCCCGAAAAATCGGATAAGGAAAGAGAAAGAATTGCAAAGGATTTTTACCACAACTTTATTGATACTATTGTAGAAACCATTAAAATGATATCCATCAGTAATAGCACACTGAACAAGAGAATGGGTGCGAATATTGAAGTGTTGAATGCGCTCTATGATTCCGGTAAAAATGTACAATTGTTGGCCGGACATTTTTTTAACTGGGAATATTTGAATCGGTGGTTACCCCTACACAGTAAATTTCCTTTTGTTGGCGTTTATCAGCCTTTATCAAATAAAACGATGGATAGGATTATTTATAATATGCGTGCCATCAATGGTACCATTTTAATTCCTACCAAACATTTTAAAAATCAGTTTCATAGTTACGTAAAGGATCGCTATGCATTGGGTCTGGCTGCAGACCAGAATCCACCCAGTGACCTGAAAGCCCATTGGGTTCCATTCTTCAATAGATTAACCCCTTTTATTCCTGGACCTGAGAAGGGGGCTAAAATGAATGATACCCATGTTGTATTTTGTCATTTCTATAAGGTTAAAAGAGGTTATTATCAGATTCACTTTGAACTGATTACACAAGACCCTCGCAGCTTTAAAGATGGTGAACTCACCCGGATCTTTGCTCAAAAAGTAGAAGCTGCCATAAGGCTAAAACCTGCCAATTATCTCTGGAGCCACCGAAGATGGAAGTTTACTTACGATGCTGCAAAGCATGCACATTTGTTAGTTTAA
- the nadB gene encoding L-aspartate oxidase: MIQTDFLVIGSGIAGLTYALKVAQQYPERIITVITKTQTDETNTKYAQGGIAGVWDETRDSFSKHIDDTLIAGDGLCNEQIVEIVVKEGPERIREIIEYGAAFDKDDSGIYSLGKEGGHSENRILHHKDVTGMEMERALLSQLSTLPNIQLLNHCFVVDLITQHHLGYLVTKSTLDITCYGVYVLNLQSNQIEKIVAKITLLATGGCGQAYRTTTNPKIATGDGVAMVYRAKGKIENMEFIQFHPTALYEPGISPSFLITEAVRGDGGILRNKSGEAFMERYDSRKDLAPRDIVARAIDNEMKRTGTEYVYLDCRHMDKEKFIHHFPNIYQKCLSIGIDVMQQMIPVAPAAHYSCGGIKTDEWGRTSIRNLYACGECASTGLHGANRLASNSLLEAMVFGHRCFIDSCEKIAQLPFMNQLPDWNALGTAEPREMILITQSLKELQQIMSDYVGIVRTDVRLSRAMKRLDLLFEETEQLYRSTKVSPQLCELRNLITVGYLIVKGAQFRKESRGLHYNTDHQEKSFILQNIIL; the protein is encoded by the coding sequence ATGATACAAACTGATTTTTTGGTAATAGGTTCTGGTATTGCCGGACTAACCTATGCATTAAAAGTAGCACAGCAATATCCTGAAAGAATCATTACCGTTATTACCAAAACACAAACAGATGAAACCAACACCAAATATGCTCAGGGAGGTATTGCTGGTGTGTGGGATGAAACAAGAGATAGTTTTAGCAAGCATATTGATGATACACTGATTGCCGGAGATGGATTGTGCAATGAGCAGATTGTTGAAATTGTTGTGAAAGAAGGACCAGAAAGAATCAGAGAAATCATTGAATACGGGGCGGCATTTGATAAGGACGATTCAGGAATTTATAGTTTAGGAAAAGAGGGCGGTCATAGTGAGAACAGAATTCTGCATCACAAGGATGTAACCGGAATGGAAATGGAGAGAGCATTGCTTTCTCAGCTGTCTACACTACCCAATATTCAATTGCTGAATCACTGTTTTGTGGTGGATTTGATTACACAGCATCATCTAGGATATCTGGTAACAAAATCGACCCTCGATATAACCTGCTATGGCGTTTATGTGCTGAATCTGCAAAGCAACCAAATTGAAAAAATTGTGGCTAAAATTACGCTGTTAGCAACCGGAGGTTGTGGTCAGGCGTATCGCACTACAACGAATCCAAAAATTGCAACAGGCGATGGGGTAGCCATGGTATACAGAGCCAAGGGGAAGATAGAGAACATGGAGTTTATTCAGTTTCATCCTACTGCTTTATATGAACCAGGGATATCTCCTTCATTTTTAATTACGGAAGCAGTTAGAGGGGACGGTGGTATTCTGAGAAATAAATCAGGAGAGGCTTTTATGGAGCGTTATGATTCCAGAAAAGACCTTGCTCCGCGAGATATTGTAGCCAGGGCTATCGATAATGAAATGAAGCGAACAGGTACGGAATATGTTTACCTGGATTGCAGACATATGGATAAGGAAAAATTTATCCATCACTTTCCAAATATTTATCAGAAATGTTTGTCAATAGGTATTGATGTAATGCAACAAATGATACCGGTTGCACCTGCTGCGCATTATAGTTGCGGGGGGATTAAAACCGACGAATGGGGCAGAACCTCAATCCGTAATTTATATGCCTGTGGCGAATGCGCAAGTACAGGGTTGCATGGTGCCAATCGCTTAGCTAGTAATAGTTTGTTGGAAGCAATGGTATTCGGGCATCGTTGTTTTATTGATTCCTGTGAAAAAATAGCGCAGTTGCCATTTATGAATCAACTTCCCGATTGGAATGCATTGGGTACTGCTGAGCCAAGAGAAATGATCCTAATTACGCAAAGTCTGAAAGAACTTCAGCAAATTATGAGTGATTATGTAGGTATTGTAAGAACAGATGTTCGTTTGAGTCGGGCTATGAAAAGACTCGACCTTTTGTTTGAAGAAACAGAACAGTTGTATCGTTCTACCAAAGTATCTCCTCAGCTTTGTGAATTAAGAAATTTAATTACTGTGGGATACCTGATTGTAAAAGGAGCGCAGTTCCGTAAAGAGAGCAGGGGATTGCACTACAATACCGATCATCAGGAAAAGAGTTTTATTTTGCAGAATATCATTCTATAA
- the ispG gene encoding (E)-4-hydroxy-3-methylbut-2-enyl-diphosphate synthase, whose protein sequence is MQQYCHSLTEYKRLKTREVKIGDLLLGNGHPIRVQTMTTTDTMDTMATVEQTIRCIEAGAELVRITAPSKKEAENLLNIKNELRKRGYNTPLVADIHFTPNAAEIAARIVEKVRVNPGNYVDKKKFEQIDYTDAEYLEEIERIRERFTPLVKICKEHGTAMRIGTNHGSLSDRIMSRYGDTPIGMVESAMEFLRIARAEDYHNIILSMKASNPQVMVQAYRLLIQQMQNEFGECYPLHLGVTEAGDGEDGRVKSAAGIGTLLEDGIGDTIRVSLTEDPELEIPVCRDLVKRYDYANRIGVTAGILPDIDRLPYDPFHYTRRKTFAVNNIGGNQVPVVVADFSKIGNITPEHLQAIGYQYDPITDKWAIGDAAADYIFTGHQLLDFALPGTLKVIVYPATYAQVEDKKSYFPIFDRAGFATATQKSEGINFVMIDCFNDATPINDYSFLSDFANDLSVVLCLSSTNGNAVQSVRRMMMELMVQNIKNPVLLITDSNWNTVDEHLIHFATETGSLLLDGFGDGICLGMHADSYAHQMKEELSTSGRNYLSNTSVEQFINSSAFSILQATRTRISKTEYISCPSCGRTLFDLQETTAKIRKVTNHLKGIKIAIMGCIVNGPGEMADADFGYVGSGVGKITLYKGKDIMKRNIDSEIAVTELINLLKEHGAWVEPA, encoded by the coding sequence ATGCAACAATACTGTCATTCACTTACAGAATATAAAAGGCTGAAAACCCGGGAAGTAAAAATTGGGGATTTATTGCTGGGTAATGGACACCCTATTCGGGTTCAGACAATGACAACTACTGATACCATGGATACCATGGCTACAGTTGAACAAACCATTCGTTGTATAGAAGCAGGAGCTGAATTGGTTAGAATTACTGCACCTTCCAAAAAAGAAGCAGAGAATCTGCTGAATATAAAAAATGAATTGCGCAAAAGAGGGTACAATACTCCCTTGGTTGCAGATATCCATTTTACACCGAATGCCGCGGAAATTGCAGCGAGAATTGTAGAAAAAGTACGCGTGAATCCGGGTAATTATGTAGACAAAAAGAAGTTTGAACAAATAGATTATACCGATGCGGAATACCTGGAAGAAATTGAACGCATCCGAGAACGGTTCACTCCTTTGGTGAAAATCTGCAAGGAGCATGGTACTGCCATGCGAATTGGTACCAACCACGGATCACTCAGTGACAGAATCATGAGTCGCTATGGAGATACCCCCATCGGGATGGTAGAGAGTGCCATGGAGTTTTTACGAATTGCGCGTGCAGAAGATTATCACAATATTATTCTGAGCATGAAAGCCAGTAACCCTCAGGTGATGGTACAAGCTTATCGCTTGTTAATACAACAAATGCAAAATGAGTTTGGGGAGTGTTATCCCTTGCATTTAGGCGTAACCGAAGCGGGTGATGGAGAAGACGGTCGTGTAAAGAGTGCCGCAGGTATTGGAACCTTGTTGGAAGATGGCATTGGAGATACAATCCGCGTAAGTTTAACAGAAGATCCTGAACTAGAGATTCCGGTTTGTAGGGATCTGGTAAAGCGTTACGATTATGCCAATAGAATAGGCGTAACAGCTGGTATTTTACCTGATATTGACAGATTGCCGTATGATCCGTTTCACTATACCAGAAGAAAAACTTTTGCAGTAAATAATATCGGCGGGAATCAGGTGCCCGTTGTTGTTGCAGATTTTAGTAAGATTGGAAATATAACCCCCGAACATCTTCAAGCAATCGGTTATCAATACGATCCAATAACCGACAAATGGGCTATTGGGGATGCAGCTGCCGACTATATTTTCACTGGTCATCAACTTCTGGACTTTGCTTTGCCAGGAACCCTGAAAGTGATTGTATATCCGGCAACGTATGCGCAGGTAGAAGACAAGAAAAGTTATTTCCCCATATTCGACAGAGCTGGCTTTGCAACTGCTACTCAAAAAAGTGAGGGTATCAACTTTGTGATGATTGACTGCTTTAACGATGCAACACCCATTAATGATTATAGTTTTTTGTCAGACTTTGCCAATGATTTGTCGGTAGTACTTTGTTTGAGTAGCACCAATGGCAATGCAGTACAGTCTGTCAGAAGAATGATGATGGAACTAATGGTACAAAATATCAAGAATCCCGTATTGCTTATTACAGATAGTAACTGGAATACGGTAGATGAACACCTGATCCATTTTGCTACTGAAACCGGCTCTTTGTTATTGGATGGTTTTGGAGATGGCATCTGCTTAGGAATGCACGCAGACAGTTATGCGCATCAAATGAAAGAAGAATTGTCTACCTCTGGAAGGAACTATTTAAGCAATACATCAGTTGAACAGTTTATTAATTCTTCGGCCTTCAGTATTCTGCAGGCAACCAGAACCAGAATATCCAAAACAGAATATATTAGTTGCCCCAGCTGTGGAAGAACCTTATTTGATTTGCAGGAAACGACTGCTAAAATCAGGAAAGTTACCAATCATCTTAAAGGCATTAAAATTGCTATCATGGGCTGTATTGTAAATGGTCCTGGTGAAATGGCAGATGCCGATTTTGGCTATGTGGGAAGCGGAGTAGGTAAAATTACTTTGTATAAAGGCAAAGATATCATGAAGCGAAACATCGACAGTGAAATTGCCGTAACTGAATTAATCAATTTGCTAAAAGAACACGGTGCCTGGGTAGAACCAGCTTAG
- a CDS encoding penicillin-binding transpeptidase domain-containing protein codes for MKNFIGVLLMGVLLNACSPNNVQVNNELGKYFDSAGVKGSFALFNNGTGDFTIFNLNRYKDSAFSPAATFNIVQSLVALETGVVADEHMVIQLDTAVTMETAFKKAETPYFQEVSRRMGKDTLQFWLDSLSYGNHQIGKSIDSFWLNNTLKVTADEQLGLVKRLFFNQLPFQKRSHEIVRKMMLQESNANYQLSYTDGITVLENGKQLAWIAGWIEENKHPYFFVLNMEGVSNSPISQPSKELLRKILMNQGFFEGKR; via the coding sequence ATGAAAAATTTTATTGGTGTACTGTTGATGGGTGTTTTACTAAATGCCTGCTCTCCGAATAATGTTCAGGTAAACAATGAATTGGGTAAGTATTTTGATTCTGCTGGCGTTAAAGGAAGCTTTGCCTTATTTAACAATGGAACGGGTGATTTTACCATATTCAACTTAAACCGTTACAAGGATTCTGCGTTTTCACCTGCTGCCACTTTCAATATTGTACAATCTCTGGTAGCACTGGAAACAGGGGTGGTTGCTGATGAGCATATGGTCATACAGTTAGACACAGCGGTTACCATGGAAACTGCTTTTAAAAAAGCAGAGACTCCTTATTTCCAGGAAGTGAGCAGAAGGATGGGAAAAGATACGCTTCAATTCTGGCTGGATAGCCTCTCGTACGGGAATCATCAAATTGGTAAATCAATTGATAGTTTCTGGCTGAACAATACTTTGAAAGTGACTGCAGATGAGCAACTAGGTTTGGTGAAACGTTTGTTTTTTAATCAGTTACCTTTTCAGAAGAGAAGCCATGAGATTGTTAGAAAAATGATGTTGCAGGAATCCAATGCCAATTATCAGTTGAGTTATACGGATGGAATAACGGTCCTTGAAAACGGAAAACAGCTGGCATGGATAGCAGGCTGGATTGAGGAGAACAAACATCCCTATTTCTTTGTTTTGAACATGGAAGGCGTTTCAAATAGCCCGATAAGTCAGCCATCAAAAGAATTGCTCAGAAAAATTTTAATGAATCAGGGATTCTTTGAGGGAAAAAGATAA
- the kbl gene encoding glycine C-acetyltransferase — translation MNEKFVARIASELAEIESAGLFKKERIITSEQGPEIVVNGKNVLNFCANNYLGLSSHPEVIKAAHKAIDTHGYGMSSVRFICGTQDIHKELEKKLSDFLGTEDTILYAAAFDANGGVFEPLFGEEDAIISDALNHASIIDGVRLCKAKRFRYEHNNMEDLEAKLKESASCRSRIIVTDGSFSMDGTIAQLDKICDLADQYDAIVMIDECHSSGFLGKTGRGTHEYRGVMGRIDIITGTLGKALGGASGGFTSGRKEIIEMLRQRSRPYLFSNTVAPSIVGASIAVLDMLTSATTLRDKLEYNTKYFRTKMTEAGFDIKPGDHPIVPIMLYDAVVAQNFAAKLLDEGVYVIGFFYPVVAKGLARIRVQLSAAHEQEHLDKAIAAFTKVGKELGVIK, via the coding sequence ATGAATGAAAAATTTGTCGCCCGAATTGCCAGTGAATTGGCTGAAATTGAATCGGCTGGTCTTTTCAAAAAGGAAAGAATTATTACCAGTGAGCAGGGGCCTGAAATAGTCGTTAATGGCAAAAATGTCTTAAATTTTTGTGCCAATAATTATCTGGGTCTTTCGTCTCATCCGGAAGTAATTAAAGCAGCACATAAAGCTATTGATACACATGGCTACGGTATGAGTAGTGTTCGCTTTATCTGTGGCACCCAAGACATTCATAAGGAACTGGAGAAAAAACTATCCGACTTTTTAGGAACAGAAGATACCATTTTATATGCAGCTGCTTTTGATGCTAACGGAGGTGTATTTGAACCTTTGTTTGGTGAAGAAGATGCCATTATCAGTGATGCATTAAACCATGCATCCATCATTGATGGTGTTCGTTTGTGCAAGGCAAAGCGTTTTCGCTATGAGCACAATAACATGGAAGATCTGGAAGCTAAGCTAAAAGAATCTGCCAGCTGCCGAAGCAGGATTATTGTTACAGATGGTTCATTCAGCATGGACGGTACTATTGCACAGTTAGATAAAATTTGTGACCTTGCTGATCAGTACGATGCTATTGTAATGATAGACGAATGTCATTCCTCTGGTTTCCTGGGTAAAACCGGAAGAGGAACGCATGAGTACAGAGGAGTAATGGGAAGGATTGATATTATTACTGGCACTTTAGGTAAGGCATTGGGTGGTGCAAGTGGAGGCTTTACTTCAGGCAGAAAGGAAATCATTGAAATGCTTCGTCAGCGCAGCCGTCCCTACCTTTTCTCCAACACCGTAGCCCCGAGTATTGTAGGTGCTTCCATTGCGGTACTAGATATGCTAACATCCGCCACCACACTTAGAGATAAACTGGAGTACAACACCAAATATTTCAGAACCAAAATGACAGAAGCTGGGTTTGATATTAAACCCGGAGACCATCCGATTGTTCCCATTATGTTATACGATGCAGTAGTGGCGCAGAATTTTGCGGCTAAATTATTGGATGAAGGTGTGTATGTAATTGGCTTCTTTTATCCGGTTGTAGCAAAAGGCCTGGCAAGAATTAGGGTTCAGCTAAGTGCGGCTCACGAACAAGAACATTTGGATAAAGCTATTGCTGCTTTTACTAAAGTAGGTAAAGAGCTGGGTGTAATTAAATAA
- a CDS encoding FKBP-type peptidyl-prolyl cis-trans isomerase: MKKIFFLFLLGSYSQFIFAQVKPVSKGSAAPAKLKAAVKPAANTKAAPAAFKSAADSASYALGFRIAQNLKSQGLDPLVEAQFQKGMSDAFGGKKTQIADEVLDLCIGNYQQKLSSEKASVAKEAGKAFQAQMAKKPGVVTLPSGLQYEVIKNGTDTIKPKLSNTVKCHYHGTLINGDIFDSSVERGEPVSFPLGNVILGWQEGLQLMTVGSKWKFYIPSDLAYGDQQKGDKIVPGSLLIFEVELLDVK, translated from the coding sequence ATGAAAAAAATTTTTTTCCTATTCCTTTTGGGTAGCTATTCTCAGTTCATATTTGCTCAGGTGAAGCCAGTAAGCAAGGGCTCTGCAGCGCCTGCTAAATTAAAAGCAGCTGTTAAGCCTGCTGCCAATACCAAAGCTGCCCCTGCGGCCTTTAAGTCAGCAGCAGATAGTGCCAGCTATGCATTGGGTTTCAGAATTGCCCAGAATTTAAAATCCCAGGGACTGGATCCACTGGTAGAAGCTCAGTTTCAAAAAGGAATGTCAGACGCATTTGGAGGTAAAAAAACCCAGATTGCTGATGAGGTATTAGACCTTTGCATTGGAAATTACCAGCAAAAATTAAGCTCGGAAAAAGCCTCCGTAGCCAAAGAAGCGGGAAAAGCTTTTCAGGCTCAGATGGCTAAAAAGCCGGGAGTGGTAACTCTGCCTTCCGGGTTACAGTATGAGGTGATTAAAAATGGTACTGATACTATCAAACCCAAACTATCCAATACCGTAAAATGCCATTATCACGGCACATTGATTAACGGAGATATTTTTGACAGTTCAGTTGAAAGAGGAGAACCCGTTAGCTTTCCTTTAGGCAATGTGATTTTGGGTTGGCAGGAAGGGTTGCAGTTAATGACGGTGGGCAGTAAATGGAAATTCTATATTCCTTCTGATCTGGCTTATGGCGATCAGCAAAAGGGAGACAAGATTGTACCTGGTTCCCTGCTTATTTTTGAAGTTGAATTGTTAGATGTTAAATAG